Proteins found in one Mus musculus strain 129S6/SvEvTac chromosome X genomic contig, GRCm38.p6 alternate locus group 129S6/SvEvTac 129S6/SVEVTAC_MMCHRX_CTG6 genomic segment:
- the Pnma5 gene encoding paraneoplastic antigen-like protein 5 — MAVALLDDWCKGMDLDPKKAVLIVGIPVQYTEAAINDALKEGLPPLCAYKVIGRMFRREDEAKAVLIELPEVVDYTMMPTHIPAEGGAWEVVVKPRSPDDEFMNKLIYFLRDEGRRIVDVAKALGFSTVPTGKIELKNLDQDKPKGLKSLCNNSTCYKKLKVFSGSPFPGPGEESFETWLEEVTELMQLWQVSEREKKQCLLESLRGSALSIMQALWTSNDSLTVEQCLKALKHIFGNKEDSKVLQFRFLQSSQKPAEKVSDYLLRLEPLLQKAVQQSPLSAHSADSIRLKHVLSQVSMTTGLRGKLSLLDQQGCPPTFLELMKLTRDEEEWESTVVVEEQEQVRRDSSACEAANEVVTQAEDSREVSTQTTGEEMTSVKRRRLLWRHSAGEEGQRKESGFWAESEPDEQKPYVRAQESGNERGAWAVSHPNPKEIEAQDSQEFLPVAGNRDTLTKSWGSPDKGTGDMSVAEGQQGQGKAPNFLLARNDPNKQEQIPHSSVTTKWQDRGECQRLKWGASMITRPQGNPDRSWDTSGSQDGEDGCSELRMPTGTEAAQGVEEPATGLSWAEDTSAWEQARLGRETVPRRGGRRIQPVFRIIYTALGEPHEGSTLESFRE; from the coding sequence ATGGCCGTGGCTCTATTAGATGACTGGTGTAAGGGGATGGATCTGGATCCCAAGAAGGCTGTGCTCATTGTGGGCATCCCCGTGCAGTACACTGAGGCTGCGATAAATGATGCTCTGAAAGAAGGCTTACCTCCCTTGTGTGCATACAAGGTGATAGGCAGGATGTTCAGGAGGGAAGATGAAGCTAAGGCAGTCTTAATTGAACTGCCTGAAGTTGTTGATTATACTATGATGCCTACTCATATACCAGCAGAGGGTGGGGCCTGGGAAGTGGTTGTCAAACCCCGTAGCCCAGATGATGAGTTTATGAATAAGTTGATCTACTTTCTAAGAGATGAAGGACGGAGAATAGTAGATGTGGCCAAAGCCCTGGGGTTTAGCACTGTTCCTACAGGGAAAATAGAGTTAAAGAATTTAGACCAAGACAAACCAAAAGGCTTGAAGTCTCTGTGTAATAATAGCACATGTTACAAAAAACTGAAAGTATTTTCTGGCAGTCCCTTTCCAGGCCCAGGAGAAGAAAGCTTTGAAACCTGGTTAGAGGAGGTCACTGAGCTGATGCAGTTATGGCAGGTGTCCGAGAGGGAAAAGAAGCAGTGCCTTCTAGAGAGCTTGCGTGGCTCTGCCCTGTCAATCATGCAGGCACTGTGGACTAGCAATGACTCCCTAACCGTGGAGCAGTGCTTGAAAGCCCTAAAGCACATCTTTGGAAATAAAGAGGACTCTAAGGTCTTACAGTTCAGGTTCCTTCAGTCTTCTCAGAAACCTGCAGAGAAGGTATCTGACTACTTGCTACGTTTAGAGCCCCTGCTGCAAAAAGCAGTGCAGCAGAGCCCACTGTCAGCACACAGTGCAGATTCAATTCGTCTCAAGCACGTCTTATCTCAGGTCTCCATGACCACTGGCCTTCGGGGAAAGCTCTCCCTCTTAGATCAGCAAGGGTGCCCACCTACTTTTCTGGAATTAATGAAACTTACTCGAGACGAGGAAGAGTGGGAAAGCACTGTGGTagtggaggagcaggagcaggtacGAAGGGACAGCAGCGCATGTGAGGCGGCAAATGAAGTTGTCACCCAGGCAGAGGATTCTAGGGAGGTCAGCACCCAGACCACAGGAGAGGAGATGACATCAGTGAAACGGAGGCGACTGCTCTGGAGACACAGTGCTGgggaagagggacagaggaaggaatCAGGTTTCTGGGCTGAAAGTGAACCCGATGAGCAGAAACCTTATGTTAGAGCACAGGAGTCGGGGAACGAGAGAGGGGCTTGGGCAGTGAGCCACCCTAACCCCAAGGAAATAGaggctcaggacagccaggaattcCTTCctgtggcaggcaacagagataCTTTGACAAAATCATGGGGCAGCCCAGACAAAGGAACAGGGGACATGAGTGTTGCAGAAGGGCAACAGGGCCAGGGTAAGGCACCCAACTTCTTACTAGCTAGAAATGATCCCAACAAGCAAGAACAAATTCCACACAGCTCAGTGACTACCAAATGGCAGGACCGTGGGGAGTGTCAGAGACTGAAATGGGGAGCTAGTATGATAACTAGACCACAGGGTAATCCAGACCGCAGTTGGGATACTAGTGGGTCACAAGATGGTGAGGATGGGTGTTCTGAGCTAAGAATGCCCACTGGCACTGAAGCAGCACAGGGTGTGGAGGAGCCTGCCACAGGGTTGTCTTGGGCAGAGGACACCAGTGCCTGGGAACAAGCACGGCTAGGCAGGGAGACAGTACCCAGGAGAGGAGGCCGCAGGATCCAGCCTGTCTTCAGGATCATCTACACAGCTCTAGGGGAGCCCCATGAGGGCAGCACCCTTGAGTCCTTTCGTGAGTGA